The region GATATTCATTAAAATATTAGCATTAGTTAAAGTTAAATATTTCTATATCTTGTTCTTGAAGAACAACCTCTTGATTGTTTCTAAGATATGGAATACCTGCGACTGCGATAATATCACCAGACTTTATGTTGCCTTGCACATAAACATCATTGTTTGTAATGTTAAGCGGCTTTACATTAACTTTTTTAAGTCTGCTTGTATTTTTATCGTAAACATAAACAAAGCTTGATTGTTCGTTACCAACACCCAAAGCAGAATTTGGTATCAAAATACTTTCTTCAACGTCTTGAAAATAAACAAATGAAACCTCTGCTGTCATTCCTGCTCTTAATTCCGGTGACTGTTGAGTGAGATATAAAACAACGGGGAATGAATTTGCTCTAGTGGCTTGGGTTCCAATTTCTTTTAAAGCTGCTTCCATTATAAGATTTCTGGCTGCGGGAAAAGTGACTGTATATATCCTATCTTGAACTAATTTCTTTATTAATGTCTCTGGAACATATACAGAAACCTCAAGGCCTTGTCCGCCATCAATTTTAAAGAGTGTCTCTCCAGTAAAAACTTGTTGCGCTGGGTCGACATCTCTAAATGTAATTGTGCCATCATAAGGAGCTCTAAGGACAGTATCTTCAAGACCCTTCTTGCTTATTGCTAAATTAGAGGCAGCAATCTCTAATTCTGTTTTAGCGTCTGCCACATCCTGTTGTGAAACTGCCTTGCTTTCACGTGCAACTTTCATGCGGTTGTAATATGATTCTTTATTAACAAAATCAGCTTGAGAGGAAAGGTAGATACTCTTGGGATCCCTTTGACTTAACCTTGCTAGAACTTGACCCTTTTTTACTTTACTGCCTAAGTCAACCTTTACATCCGTAACATAGCCACCGTTATTAAAACTTAAAGAGGCTCCTTCTCTAGGGTTAAGTTGCCCAGATAACTTTCTTGATTGCTCTACACCAGTTACACTTACCTCCATCCAAGCAATCTTCGGAATTGGAGCATCCTTGGCTGGCTTATCTTCATCACAAGATAAAAGAAAAAAGCTTAAAAATATCAAAAAAATTATGTTTTTCATTCGCTATTCCTAGATCTTTTCATTAACAATTTCATCCGTTAAGATTTCTGTGTCTTCCCAACCGCCACCCATTGCTTTGTATAATTGAATGATAAATTGTACTAAATTACCATCACTTATCGCCAGCTCATCTTCTTGAAAAAAGATTACCCTTTCAGCATCTTGAACTTCTTGAAAATCGATCAAGCCAGAGGTATACCTAGCAAGTGTAATCTTGTTTACTTTCTTTGCAGCACTGACCGACGCGTTCAATGAGGCATTTCTTTGTTTCTCCTCCTTATAAGACTTAATTGCATTTTCTACTTCTTCAAATGCCGTCAAGACTTTCTTTTCATAGTTTACACGAGCTTCTTCAACTTGCGCATCCTGGACCTCAATTGCAGCCTGGGTTGCACCTCCATCAAAAATATTCCATCTAAAATTTGGACCAAATGACCAATATCTTGAATCAGAGCTAAATTGATTATCAAATTCTTTTGAATCATAACCAAAGGTACCGTTTAGATTGAACCTAGGATATTCTTCAGCAGTTGCAATACCGACCTCAGCTGTTTCTTGAGCCAACAGTCTCTCCGCTTCCCTAATATCTGGTCGTTGTCTTAGAATTTCCCTAGGGACTTGAACAACTGTTTTTTCAGGCACGTGAGGTATACCATAACTCTGTTTTAACTCTGAGTTTAAAGTGCCTGGATTTTTACCCAATAAAATTGCAAGGCCATTTGATAATTCATTGATTCTTGCAAAAAAAAGAGGGATGTTAGATTCCGCTGCAGCTAAGTTTTGTTCTGATTGAAGAAGATCAACTTCTGAAACAAGCTCAGCTTTATATCGAGCATTTACTATTCTCAAGGTATCTTTTTGCGATTTAACATTCTCAAGGGCATATTGAAGACGCTCTTGTGCGGTTCTTAAGGCTACATAGTTCTTAGCAATTTCCGCATA is a window of Methylophilales bacterium DNA encoding:
- a CDS encoding efflux RND transporter periplasmic adaptor subunit is translated as MKNIIFLIFLSFFLLSCDEDKPAKDAPIPKIAWMEVSVTGVEQSRKLSGQLNPREGASLSFNNGGYVTDVKVDLGSKVKKGQVLARLSQRDPKSIYLSSQADFVNKESYYNRMKVARESKAVSQQDVADAKTELEIAASNLAISKKGLEDTVLRAPYDGTITFRDVDPAQQVFTGETLFKIDGGQGLEVSVYVPETLIKKLVQDRIYTVTFPAARNLIMEAALKEIGTQATRANSFPVVLYLTQQSPELRAGMTAEVSFVYFQDVEESILIPNSALGVGNEQSSFVYVYDKNTSRLKKVNVKPLNITNNDVYVQGNIKSGDIIAVAGIPYLRNNQEVVLQEQDIEIFNFN
- a CDS encoding efflux transporter outer membrane subunit, giving the protein MFSIKINTKSYLKVLSLSVFILFLVSCKAVGPDYEGAPELEVPENWENQLNGEFNETSASQTQWWTLFNDPVLNDLISRAAVDNLDAKIALARVEVARANFGIADAARSPELDGVGDVSEKSQSKSVSGDRDTGLYSSIGLDISWEIDIFGYVRRSIEAADAQLERSVEAYRDVMVILYAEIAKNYVALRTAQERLQYALENVKSQKDTLRIVNARYKAELVSEVDLLQSEQNLAAAESNIPLFFARINELSNGLAILLGKNPGTLNSELKQSYGIPHVPEKTVVQVPREILRQRPDIREAERLLAQETAEVGIATAEEYPRFNLNGTFGYDSKEFDNQFSSDSRYWSFGPNFRWNIFDGGATQAAIEVQDAQVEEARVNYEKKVLTAFEEVENAIKSYKEEKQRNASLNASVSAAKKVNKITLARYTSGLIDFQEVQDAERVIFFQEDELAISDGNLVQFIIQLYKAMGGGWEDTEILTDEIVNEKI